The following are encoded in a window of Salinibacter ruber DSM 13855 genomic DNA:
- a CDS encoding TonB-dependent receptor, whose amino-acid sequence MAPRRLVSRFVSRFRLNAPGTLGELPLALALVLGGFALCWVPTQTSFSQDVRTGAVVGTVGVPSGSAAGANVVLRDADDAPAAAGQSRLGDAVGDGGRFRIAGVPPGRYVLRVTLVGYERAEQPVQVRRGDTTSVDVELRRDRARLGEVTVRGGGSLTQQSTEAAAEQVRQVPGGANLVSLQDRELRPIATVASALEDEPGVVVQEFFGGNDQPRISIRGAGLQSNPQSRGLLLMHNGFPLNFADGSFVTGLVEPRMARHAEVYRGGNALGPGGATLGGAIDFVAPTGRSADGPQLKLTGGSYRTASGHAQYGWAGANTDVFVMGTGHRHDGFRQTNDEGERLTGHANVGYRWDDNLETRVYGTVATLGFNIPGPLNKQQLDADPTAVSRGVTPPRSLGPNVPLDRPRRETELYRAATRTTWRTGASASGHEVSVRAGAAYQYVEDDFRFPVGTGVRSTRSHDVTLNLDARRAGAVLGGEGTSVLGVSATLGDMDRGYFANERGRTGRRFADNEMQASTVRAFARQRVQFGTRLAATASISGILARREIDEALSSTSQRARYVAPKDKYVSFASSPATLDETYRGLRPAVGLQYAAAPALDLFAGVTRSYEPPTFNTLLSPSGGNPKKGPGQFQPRVLDAQSGTTVEVGTRRTRGRLQWDVVAYRTWLKNELLTTAALFGGAGSTSNAPVRTIHQGLETHVDLRLLDGMLADGSGAPDQLALEATYNLNDFYFDTDARNQLAGVPRHRLHAQLTYDHPVGLSVTPDLTWMPQRTPTDHANTIYQSPYALLGARAHYTVGPGWLDAGQLAVFVEAENLTGTTYASSYLVRDQVPNPPPAPLTSADVTSFIPGQGRTLQIGVTVGW is encoded by the coding sequence ATGGCACCGCGCCGTCTCGTCTCCCGGTTCGTCAGTCGCTTTCGTCTCAACGCCCCCGGAACGCTCGGGGAACTCCCGCTGGCCCTTGCCCTCGTGCTTGGGGGGTTTGCCCTCTGCTGGGTCCCGACGCAGACGTCGTTTTCCCAGGACGTTCGGACGGGCGCCGTGGTGGGGACCGTCGGTGTCCCGTCGGGCTCGGCGGCGGGGGCGAACGTCGTGCTTCGAGATGCCGACGATGCCCCCGCCGCTGCGGGACAGTCTCGACTGGGGGATGCGGTCGGGGACGGCGGACGCTTCCGCATTGCGGGGGTCCCGCCCGGGCGCTACGTTCTTCGGGTGACCCTCGTCGGGTACGAGAGGGCCGAGCAGCCCGTCCAGGTCCGTCGTGGCGACACGACAAGCGTCGACGTCGAGCTCCGCCGCGATCGGGCTCGTCTCGGGGAAGTGACGGTGCGGGGCGGCGGCTCGCTCACCCAGCAGAGCACGGAGGCGGCGGCGGAACAGGTGCGTCAGGTTCCGGGAGGGGCGAATCTGGTGTCTCTCCAAGACCGGGAACTGCGCCCGATCGCCACGGTGGCCAGCGCGCTCGAAGATGAGCCCGGTGTCGTGGTTCAGGAATTTTTCGGGGGCAACGATCAGCCCCGCATCAGCATTCGGGGGGCCGGCCTCCAGAGCAATCCTCAGAGCCGGGGCCTCCTTCTGATGCACAACGGATTTCCGCTCAACTTCGCGGACGGGTCGTTCGTGACGGGGCTCGTTGAGCCCCGGATGGCACGTCACGCCGAGGTATACCGCGGGGGCAATGCGCTCGGGCCCGGCGGGGCCACGCTCGGGGGAGCGATTGATTTCGTCGCCCCGACGGGGCGCTCCGCGGATGGGCCTCAGCTAAAGCTTACGGGGGGGAGCTACCGGACGGCCTCGGGGCACGCCCAGTACGGATGGGCCGGCGCGAACACGGATGTCTTTGTGATGGGCACCGGGCACCGCCACGACGGCTTTCGGCAGACGAACGACGAGGGCGAGCGGCTCACGGGCCACGCCAACGTTGGGTACCGGTGGGACGACAATCTCGAAACCCGGGTATACGGCACGGTCGCCACTCTTGGGTTCAACATTCCCGGTCCGCTGAACAAGCAGCAGCTGGACGCCGATCCGACGGCCGTCTCTCGCGGGGTGACGCCCCCCCGCAGCCTTGGCCCGAACGTCCCCCTCGACCGGCCACGGCGTGAGACGGAGCTGTACCGGGCGGCCACGCGGACCACCTGGCGGACAGGGGCGTCGGCCAGTGGGCACGAGGTGTCCGTCCGTGCCGGGGCTGCCTACCAGTACGTCGAGGACGACTTCCGCTTTCCAGTTGGTACGGGCGTCCGTTCGACCCGCTCCCACGACGTCACCCTAAATCTGGACGCCCGGCGTGCAGGGGCCGTGCTCGGGGGGGAGGGCACGTCGGTCCTCGGTGTGAGCGCGACCCTGGGGGACATGGACCGCGGCTACTTTGCCAACGAACGGGGGCGGACGGGACGCCGCTTCGCGGACAACGAAATGCAGGCCTCCACCGTCCGGGCATTTGCACGGCAGCGGGTCCAGTTCGGCACGCGGCTGGCCGCGACGGCGAGCATCAGCGGCATCCTGGCCCGCCGCGAGATCGACGAGGCCCTCTCCTCCACGAGCCAGCGGGCCCGGTACGTGGCCCCGAAGGACAAGTATGTCTCGTTCGCCTCGTCGCCCGCTACGCTCGACGAGACGTACCGGGGCCTTCGTCCAGCGGTCGGCCTGCAGTACGCAGCCGCCCCGGCCCTTGACCTCTTTGCCGGCGTGACGCGTAGCTACGAGCCCCCGACCTTCAACACTCTGCTCTCCCCGAGTGGGGGCAATCCCAAGAAGGGCCCCGGGCAGTTTCAGCCCCGCGTCCTGGACGCCCAGTCCGGCACCACGGTGGAGGTCGGCACGCGCCGCACTCGCGGGCGGCTGCAGTGGGACGTAGTGGCCTACCGGACCTGGCTCAAGAACGAACTGCTCACGACTGCGGCCCTCTTCGGGGGGGCGGGGTCGACGTCCAACGCGCCGGTGCGGACCATCCACCAGGGCCTGGAGACGCACGTAGATCTTCGTCTTCTGGACGGGATGCTTGCCGACGGAAGCGGGGCCCCCGACCAGCTCGCCCTGGAGGCAACCTACAACCTCAATGACTTCTACTTCGACACCGACGCGCGGAACCAGCTCGCCGGCGTGCCGCGCCATCGCCTCCACGCGCAGCTCACGTACGATCACCCCGTCGGGCTTTCGGTCACGCCGGACCTGACCTGGATGCCTCAGCGGACGCCCACCGACCACGCCAACACGATCTACCAGAGCCCCTACGCCCTGCTCGGGGCGCGGGCGCACTACACAGTCGGGCCGGGTTGGTTGGACGCGGGGCAGCTTGCGGTCTTCGTTGAGGCGGAGAACCTCACCGGCACAACCTACGCGAGCAGCTACCTCGTCCGAGATCAGGTGCCCAATCCGCCCCCCGCCCCGCTCACGTCCGCAGACGTAACCTCGTTCATTCCGGGGCAGGGACGGACGCTCCAGATTGGGGTGACGGTCGGGTGGTAG
- a CDS encoding YqhA family protein: MNALLQSLVRGIGLMASLGLFLLALVVTAYAFIEGGSVVAEILQFSDPEYSVIYNAMKVVDLFLLGFSVLIASVGIYELFVGVLPNMPDWLRMEDLDALKGVLVKTIIVVLGISFMGRAVTWEGEEGLLSYGIAIGAVVVALSVFLSVKSETSPTPS, translated from the coding sequence ATGAATGCACTGCTCCAGTCCCTCGTCCGCGGCATCGGCCTGATGGCCTCGCTGGGCCTGTTCCTACTGGCCCTGGTCGTGACGGCCTACGCCTTTATCGAAGGGGGCTCCGTCGTTGCCGAGATACTGCAGTTTTCTGATCCGGAGTACAGCGTGATCTACAACGCAATGAAGGTGGTGGACCTTTTTCTACTGGGGTTTAGCGTACTGATCGCCTCGGTCGGCATCTACGAGCTGTTCGTCGGGGTGCTGCCCAACATGCCAGACTGGCTGCGCATGGAGGACTTGGATGCCCTCAAGGGCGTGCTCGTGAAGACGATCATCGTGGTGTTGGGCATTTCGTTCATGGGCCGCGCGGTGACCTGGGAGGGGGAGGAGGGCTTGCTGAGCTACGGCATCGCCATCGGGGCCGTCGTCGTCGCGCTGAGCGTCTTCCTGAGCGTGAAGAGCGAGACCTCCCCAACGCCCTCGTGA
- a CDS encoding acyl-CoA dehydrogenase family protein, translating to MPNDLATADIDRDVLARLSEKADVDQLLGALSDLDEDELDRLADGARPQKPQRPSPTPPVNADVYEVFEGLTDAQEATRETVRSFMQAEVEPVANDMWEDGTFPKDLIPKAGALFDEVVGRDAYTFPSDDPIRTNLISFEMSRVEPSFCTFWGVHTLLSMGSVALFGSEAQKERFLEPMAAFDMIGSWALTEPDHGSDVSQGLATTARREGDTWVLDGAKKWAGNATFADVTVVWARDEADGCIKGFLVEQERPGYHVEQIGGKIAKRGVENGLIELDGVELPEANRLPGVSHFGDVSAQLATCRASVAWEAAGLATGAYEKALAYCNERTQFGKPTSSFQMVQDKLVTMLGKVTALQTFVMQLGRLEAGAGAIGNERSSLAKVWACDTMREVVSIARGIMGGNGILLDHDVARLFADAEGVYSYEGSREMNALIVGRAITGQSAFV from the coding sequence ATGCCCAACGACCTTGCCACCGCCGACATTGACCGCGACGTGCTCGCACGCCTGTCCGAAAAGGCGGACGTCGACCAGCTCCTCGGCGCGCTGAGCGACCTCGACGAAGACGAGTTGGATCGCCTGGCCGACGGGGCCCGCCCCCAGAAGCCGCAGCGTCCGTCCCCCACGCCCCCGGTGAACGCGGATGTGTACGAGGTCTTCGAGGGCCTGACCGACGCACAAGAGGCGACGCGGGAGACGGTCCGGTCGTTCATGCAGGCGGAGGTCGAGCCGGTCGCCAACGACATGTGGGAGGACGGGACGTTTCCGAAGGACCTCATTCCTAAGGCCGGCGCGCTCTTCGACGAGGTCGTTGGCCGAGACGCCTACACCTTCCCGTCCGACGATCCGATCCGGACCAACCTCATCAGCTTCGAGATGTCGCGGGTCGAGCCGTCGTTCTGCACGTTCTGGGGCGTGCACACGCTCCTGTCGATGGGCTCGGTGGCACTCTTCGGCTCCGAGGCGCAGAAGGAGCGATTCCTCGAGCCCATGGCGGCGTTCGACATGATCGGCTCCTGGGCGCTCACCGAGCCGGACCACGGCTCCGACGTGTCTCAGGGCCTGGCGACCACGGCCCGCCGCGAGGGGGACACGTGGGTGCTCGACGGCGCGAAGAAGTGGGCCGGCAACGCCACGTTTGCCGACGTGACGGTCGTGTGGGCACGCGACGAGGCGGACGGCTGCATCAAAGGGTTCCTCGTCGAGCAGGAGCGGCCCGGCTACCACGTCGAGCAGATCGGCGGCAAGATTGCCAAGCGGGGCGTGGAGAATGGGCTCATCGAGCTGGACGGCGTCGAGCTTCCGGAGGCCAACCGGCTGCCCGGGGTGTCGCACTTTGGGGACGTGAGCGCGCAGCTCGCGACCTGCCGCGCCAGCGTGGCTTGGGAGGCCGCGGGGCTCGCCACCGGCGCCTACGAGAAGGCCCTGGCCTACTGCAACGAGCGCACGCAGTTCGGCAAGCCGACCTCCTCATTCCAAATGGTGCAGGACAAGCTCGTGACGATGCTCGGCAAGGTGACGGCGCTGCAGACGTTCGTCATGCAGCTCGGCCGACTGGAGGCTGGCGCGGGCGCGATCGGCAACGAGCGGTCCAGCCTGGCCAAGGTCTGGGCCTGCGACACGATGCGCGAGGTCGTCTCCATCGCCCGGGGCATCATGGGGGGCAACGGCATCCTGCTGGATCACGACGTGGCCCGCCTCTTCGCCGACGCGGAGGGGGTCTACTCCTACGAGGGCTCCCGCGAGATGAACGCACTGATTGTGGGCCGCGCCATCACGGGCCAGAGCGCGTTTGTGTGA
- a CDS encoding Ig-like domain-containing protein, producing MRCSPVLSRLRTAAVLLVGMFLCAPWLGYGQETPEIEGTITVRTDAGGSETLPLGIDPNATAGVDPAFGEAELPPPPPSGVFDARWIDDDVPPSTFGEGLPVDVRQGSASAAGTRQHEIQFRAEDAATEVVIEWDLPAGVTGTIVDKFDGSVYGPVEMTGNDSLTVSPGDPDALLTIDYNSAPTLDTNAGTTLDEGGQVTLSTDSLSASDPDHDPSELTFTVTSGPTEGVLRVSGTAAMEFTQQDLIDGAVTYDHTADIAPGDTPPDDAFAFNLQDGKGEGPTGNVFSVSVLGTNDPPTAAADADTTQQGTPISIAAPGVLENDSDPNGNPLSVSAVNGSPSDVGQQISLTSGALLTIETNGAYSYAPNGAFDNLSDGETASDSFTYTASDGNGGTNQASVSLTIEGLNGAPVAADDSFATYEDSTLTVDAPGILGNDNDPDADPLTPSVVSDPSNGTVTLSNDGSFEYVPASGFADTDSFTYEVSDEGGATDQATVALTVNGTRTLALDDGWNLVSLPYQLEDPTFGSVLPSCTSGFGYDPDSGNQSLSGGDTLTVGQGYWANCPSGTAQVTGVKADAQTVSVAAGWNLVGPFGDSTDTGAISSDPQGIVASSVYGFDPSDGYMPVSTLAPGEGYWINASASGTLTLGGSGDGSSLTAGTRLQNAGEDEKTASLHVTDDEGREATLWLRRDRPTSKQQRHMLPPIPPGGTFDVRFANGGALAPVASGAGPPSVHDVKLQGVAYPLTLRLQGGSRAGAVRVRKDRGPDADVTTLTAEAPSVTLQDGDGQLQVGLQPAPDQFSLQNSAPNPASGPATIAFSVPEQTHVTIDMFDVLGRRVATLADGQREPGRHDVRLDVGSLSSGTYFYRMSADGFSKTRRLEVIR from the coding sequence ATGCGTTGCTCCCCAGTGCTAAGCCGCCTTCGAACCGCCGCCGTGCTTCTGGTAGGCATGTTTCTGTGTGCGCCGTGGCTGGGGTACGGCCAAGAGACCCCAGAAATTGAAGGCACGATCACCGTGCGCACCGACGCCGGCGGATCGGAGACGCTCCCCCTCGGAATAGACCCCAATGCGACCGCCGGGGTGGACCCGGCGTTTGGAGAAGCCGAACTGCCGCCCCCACCCCCGTCCGGCGTGTTTGATGCCCGGTGGATTGACGACGATGTCCCGCCATCGACGTTCGGGGAGGGCCTGCCCGTCGACGTCCGGCAGGGGAGCGCGAGCGCCGCCGGGACCCGGCAGCACGAGATCCAGTTCCGGGCCGAGGACGCGGCCACCGAAGTCGTCATCGAATGGGACCTGCCGGCGGGGGTGACCGGGACGATCGTGGACAAATTTGACGGCTCGGTCTACGGGCCCGTCGAGATGACGGGGAACGACTCCCTCACGGTGAGCCCGGGCGACCCGGATGCCCTCCTCACGATCGACTACAACAGCGCGCCGACGCTCGACACGAATGCAGGCACGACGCTGGACGAGGGCGGACAGGTGACCCTTTCGACCGATTCGCTCAGTGCCTCGGACCCGGACCACGACCCATCGGAGCTCACATTTACCGTGACGAGTGGGCCGACGGAGGGCGTCCTTCGGGTCTCGGGGACGGCGGCCATGGAGTTTACGCAGCAGGATCTGATTGATGGGGCCGTCACGTACGACCACACCGCCGACATCGCGCCCGGGGACACGCCGCCCGACGACGCCTTTGCGTTTAACCTGCAGGACGGCAAGGGCGAAGGCCCGACGGGCAACGTCTTTTCGGTGTCGGTGCTCGGGACGAACGATCCCCCAACGGCCGCCGCCGACGCCGACACAACGCAGCAGGGCACGCCGATTTCCATTGCTGCGCCAGGGGTGCTCGAAAACGACAGCGACCCCAACGGGAACCCGCTTTCGGTATCGGCGGTCAACGGAAGCCCGTCGGACGTCGGCCAACAGATCTCCTTGACGTCCGGCGCGCTCCTGACGATCGAGACGAACGGGGCCTACAGCTACGCCCCAAACGGCGCATTCGACAACCTGAGCGACGGGGAGACCGCCTCGGACAGCTTCACCTACACGGCCAGTGACGGGAACGGAGGGACCAACCAGGCCAGTGTGTCCCTCACCATCGAGGGCCTCAACGGCGCGCCCGTCGCGGCGGATGACAGTTTTGCTACGTACGAGGACAGCACGCTGACCGTCGACGCGCCCGGAATTCTCGGAAATGACAACGATCCGGACGCAGATCCGCTAACTCCCTCGGTGGTATCGGACCCGAGTAATGGAACGGTCACGCTGAGCAACGATGGCTCTTTCGAGTACGTCCCGGCATCGGGATTCGCCGACACCGATAGCTTCACATACGAAGTCTCCGACGAAGGCGGCGCCACCGATCAGGCCACTGTGGCGCTCACCGTGAATGGAACGCGCACCCTGGCCCTGGACGACGGGTGGAACCTGGTGTCGCTGCCCTACCAGCTGGAGGACCCGACCTTCGGCTCGGTCCTGCCGTCGTGCACGAGCGGGTTCGGTTACGACCCGGACTCCGGCAACCAGTCCCTCTCGGGCGGGGACACGCTCACTGTCGGACAGGGGTATTGGGCAAACTGCCCGTCCGGAACGGCGCAGGTGACCGGCGTGAAGGCCGACGCGCAGACCGTCAGCGTCGCCGCGGGGTGGAACCTCGTCGGGCCGTTCGGCGACTCCACCGACACCGGAGCGATCTCGTCCGATCCGCAGGGCATCGTTGCGTCGTCCGTCTACGGCTTCGATCCGTCGGACGGCTACATGCCGGTCTCCACGCTTGCGCCGGGCGAGGGGTACTGGATCAACGCCAGCGCGTCGGGAACGCTGACGCTGGGGGGGAGCGGGGATGGCAGCAGCCTCACGGCCGGGACGCGTCTCCAGAACGCGGGCGAGGACGAGAAGACAGCCTCCCTCCACGTAACCGACGACGAGGGGCGCGAGGCGACGCTTTGGCTCCGGCGCGACCGGCCCACGTCGAAGCAACAGAGACACATGCTGCCCCCAATTCCTCCCGGGGGCACATTCGACGTCCGGTTTGCCAACGGTGGGGCCCTGGCCCCCGTGGCGTCCGGCGCCGGGCCCCCCTCCGTCCACGACGTGAAGCTGCAGGGAGTGGCGTACCCCCTGACGCTTCGCCTGCAGGGCGGCTCGCGAGCCGGCGCCGTCCGCGTCCGGAAAGACCGTGGCCCCGACGCAGACGTCACGACCTTGACCGCGGAGGCCCCGTCGGTGACCCTGCAGGACGGAGACGGGCAGCTCCAGGTGGGCCTCCAACCCGCCCCCGACCAGTTTTCTCTGCAGAACAGCGCGCCGAATCCCGCCAGCGGGCCGGCCACGATCGCGTTCAGCGTTCCCGAGCAGACACACGTAACGATCGACATGTTCGATGTGCTGGGGAGGAGGGTCGCAACGCTCGCGGACGGGCAGAGGGAGCCGGGCCGACACGACGTTCGCCTGGATGTTGGGTCGCTTTCCAGTGGCACGTACTTCTACCGCATGTCCGCCGACGGCTTTTCGAAGACGCGGCGCCTGGAGGTCATCCGGTAG